A single window of Candoia aspera isolate rCanAsp1 chromosome 3, rCanAsp1.hap2, whole genome shotgun sequence DNA harbors:
- the MTFR1 gene encoding mitochondrial fission regulator 1 has product MFCWIKHLFRVIFMQVGLTMESLLWSNKSYGPNRSIVRKIGSNLSLIQCPRVQFQLTSQPAEGTQSTQLKEDAVVSLVDVGWVAEEEDEGDEVFTRFRSEGWPKSQPFLKGEGCSGRDSSTEELLPKKSQEKEDFKPAVATNDEALQKINALENELANLRAQIAKIVSLQEQNLAAAGISSPASLSVPPPPPPPPPLPPPPPHQQSISAIDLINERKGKRINSGKTLIDSDPKKPEMPNMLDILKDMNNVKLRSVKRPDESTIRKTADPTDPAALIAEALKKKFAYRYRSDSTSETDKQISTSETKLFGPHLLKPTGKMKNLIENC; this is encoded by the exons ttgctttggtCAAATAAATCTTATGGCCCAAACAGAAGTATTGTAAGAAAAATTGGCTCCAACCTTTCTCTGATACAATGCCCAAGGGTTCAATTTCAG CTTACTTCTCAGCCTGCAGAAGGCACTCAGTCTACTCAGCTAAAAGAAGATGCAGTAGTCTCCCTTGTAGATGTGGGATGGGTTGCTGAAGAAGAAGATGAAGGAGATGAAGTCTTTACACGGTTCCG ATCAGAAGGCTGGCCAAAATCCCAACCATTCCTTAAAGGTGAAGGCTGCTCAGGGAGAGACTCAAGTACTGAAGAATTGTTGCCCAAGAAATCACAAGAAAAGGAAGACTTCAAACCTGCAGTAGCCACAAACGATGAAGCGTtgcagaaaataaatgcattggaAAATGAACTTGCAAATTTAAGAGCACAAATAGCCAAAATTGTAAGCCTACAAGAACAGAATTTGGCAGCAG CTGGAATAAGTTCTCCAGCATCCCTTTCTGtcccgccgccgccaccgccaccGCCACCCCTACCTCCACCGCCACCACACCAGCAAAGTATATCTGCCATTGACCTTATTAACGAgcgcaaaggaaaaagaataaattcTGGCAAGACTTTGATAGATAGTGATCCAAAGAAGCCTGAAATGCCAAATATGCTAGATATCCTCAAAGACATGAACAATGTAAAGTTGCGCTCAGTGAAAAG ACCAGATGAAAGCACAATTAGGAAAACTGCTGACCCAACAGATCCTGCTGCACTCATAGCTGAAGCTCTTAAAAAGAAATTTGCTTATCGATACCGTAGTGACAGTACAAGTGAAACTGATAAACAGATTTCAACTTCTGAAACAAAGCTG ttTGGGCCACACCTGCTGAAGCCTACAGGGAAAATGAAGAACCTAATTGAAAATTGTTAA